The DNA window TGACCGCCGTCCACGACGACGACTACGTGGACGAACTCGAGGCGTTCTGTGCGGACGGCGGGGGCAACTGGGACCCGGACACCGTCGCGGGCGAGGCGACGTGGAACGCCGCGCTCTCGGCGGCCGGACTGGCCCGGTGGGCGGCGGAGGCGGCGTTGGACGGCGAGAACGGTCGGAAGACTCCCTTCGCCATCGGCCGGCCGCCGGGCCACCACGCGGTCACGGACGACGCGATGGGGTTCTGTTTCTTCAACAACGCCGCGGTCGCGGCCCAGCGCGTCGTCGACGCCGGCCGCGCCGACCGGGTGGCGATCCTCGACTGGGACGTCCATCACGGCAACGGCACCCAGGACATCTTCTACGACCGGGGAGACGTGCTGTACGCGTCGATCCACGAGGACGGGCTCTACCCGGCGACGGGCGAGTTGACGGAGACGGGCGAGGGCGACGGCACGCGCGCGACGGTGAACCTCCCGCTCGCGGCCGGCGCGGGCGACGCCGACTACCTCTACGCGATCGACGAGGCGATCGAGCCGGCGTTCGACCGGTTCGATCCCGACCTCGTGATCGTCTCCGCGGGGTTCGACGCGCACCGCCACGACCCCATCTCGCGGATGCGCGTCTCCTCGGAGGGGTACGCGCTGTTGACCGACCGGATCCGGTCGGTCGCGGACGGCGTCGACGCGGCCGTGGCGTACGTCCTGGAGGGCGGCTACGGCCTCGACACGCTCGCGGAGGGCGTCTCGATGGTCCACGAGACGTACGACGGCCGAACCCCGGTCGAGCCGGACGGCGAGCCCGACGAGAAGACCGAGAGCCGGGTCGCCGACCTCCGGTCGGCGTTG is part of the Halorubrum aethiopicum genome and encodes:
- a CDS encoding histone deacetylase family protein — its product is MRFGYSERCLDHDTGDRHPENPDRLRAIRRGLAKRHGVEYVEAEPADREAVTAVHDDDYVDELEAFCADGGGNWDPDTVAGEATWNAALSAAGLARWAAEAALDGENGRKTPFAIGRPPGHHAVTDDAMGFCFFNNAAVAAQRVVDAGRADRVAILDWDVHHGNGTQDIFYDRGDVLYASIHEDGLYPATGELTETGEGDGTRATVNLPLAAGAGDADYLYAIDEAIEPAFDRFDPDLVIVSAGFDAHRHDPISRMRVSSEGYALLTDRIRSVADGVDAAVAYVLEGGYGLDTLAEGVSMVHETYDGRTPVEPDGEPDEKTESRVADLRSALEL